In Primulina huaijiensis isolate GDHJ02 chromosome 16, ASM1229523v2, whole genome shotgun sequence, a single genomic region encodes these proteins:
- the LOC140961863 gene encoding uncharacterized protein isoform X3, translated as MLVKATKDGDQSRFQDFLGTESLDINDEEEEDEEVEEGGEEDSINVAVADRWYDGLINEDICVTNEIYSLREIEFDRQELRQLVRKVHATPEPQATSEEHGKPDAASVKARRSLACFLRGLVKQLPSN; from the exons ATGCTAGTTAAg GCCACGAAAGATGGAGACCAGAGTAGGTTTCAAGATTTCTTAGGCACAGAAAGCTTGGATATCAATGATGAAGAAGAGGAAGACGAGGAAGTTGAAGAGGGGGGTGAAGAA GATTCGATTAACGTTGCTGTAGCCGACAGATGGTATGACGGTTTGATCAACGAGGACATTTGCGTTACTAATGAAATTTATTCACTTCGTGAAATAGAGTTTGATCGACAG GAACTCCGACAACTGGTTAGGAAGGTTCATGCTACACCAGAGCCTCAGGCCACCTCAGAGGAACATGGAAAACCTGATGCTGCGTCAGTGAAAGCTAGAAGATCACTCGCTTGTTTTCTCCGAGGTCTTGTGAAGCAGCTTCCATCCAACTAG
- the LOC140961974 gene encoding uncharacterized protein has translation MAIDTVPPLIAAQLNYLLGNCPFSIKVEQMWSGSKNPNLLDRFTLVIPFCLDYIRWEVIYNAVYPLAAPDIIFGPEDGTFLPYHGDGEKSRKNGLTDWNSKDPTRLLSLIMELRDSYMAYQRKRIEEVDDDRLKFEISTILSRKGIETYMSSGIDKPEEAKFAVPLLAMDLNKLVARSTWRQQQKIYLQVIFPVSKKFSTAPPPRLKLVSSAELKALFSIDDFRLPPWLEGMCMAEYLPTLEEMLESQIKDAVSSIELRRKFITALAPLFGRPIEADPVFCRRATFLSSSGVFTFLVHFTFSLQFPKQKPTLVLQSSQHFNSNGVPIKSNNLTECPWSPRWEASEMAERIFEFLVEECLNFKRYCNQCNQQ, from the exons ATGGCGATCGACACCGTGCCGCCGCTGATAGCCGCCCAGCTTAATTATTTACTGGGAAACTGCCCTTTCTCTATCAAG GTGGAGCAAATGTGGTCAGGCAGCAAAAACCCTAACTTGCTTGATCGATTCACTTTGGTCATTCCATTTTGCCTCGACTATATCAGAT GGGAAGTTATATACAATGCCGTTTATCCATTGGCGGCCCCGGATATAATATTTGGGCCCGAGGATGGAACTTTTCTGCCATATCATGGTGATGGCGAAAAATCTCGTAAAAATGGGTTGACTGATTGGAACAGCAAGGATCCAACTCGACTGTTATCTCTTATAATGGAGCTTCG GGATTCATACATGGCATACCAAAGAAAGCGCATCGAGGAGGTTGACGATGATAGATTGAAGTTTGAGATTAGTACTATCCTTTCAAGAAAG GGAATTGAAACATATATGAGTTCAGGCATAGACAAG CCAGAGGAGGCTAAATTTGCTGTTCCATTACTGGCCATGGATTTAAATAAGTTAGTTGCTAGGTCCACCTGGAGACAGCAACAGAAGATCTACTTACAG GTTATATTTCCAGTTAGTAAAAAGTTTTCTACTGCTCCACCCCCACGACTGAAGTTGGTTTCTTCTGCGGAGTTGAAAGCTTTGTTTTCTATTGATGATTTTAGACTCCCTCCTTGGTTGGAAGGGAT GTGCATGGCTGAATATCTTCCCACTTTGGAAGAGATGCTGGAATCCCAG ATTAAAGATGCAGTCTCATCCATTGAACTAAGAAGGAAGTTTATCACGGCTTTGGCTCCTCTTTTTGGAAGGCCTATAGAAGCTGATCCG GTCTTTTGTAGGAGGGCAACATTCCTATCTTCTTCTGGGGTGTTCACATTTCTG gtgcatttcacgttctCTCTTCAGTTCCCTAAGCAAAAGCCAACTTTGGTGCTTCAGAGTTCCCAG CATTTCAACTCAAATGGGGTGCCTATCAAGTCAAACAACTTGACAGAGTGTCCATGGAGTCCAAGATGGGAAGCATCTGAGATGGCAGAGAGAATCTT TGAGTTTCTAGTGGAAGAGTGCTTGAACTTCAAGAGATACTGCAATCAATGCAATCAGCAATGA
- the LOC140961077 gene encoding chaperone protein dnaJ 11, chloroplastic-like translates to MACTSPSLSIGRRFSSSPASTSPDQLSFRRPIQISARYATSERTWASTESALQTASFYDVLGIQACASGQEIKSAFRKLARVLHPDVSPSYGEDAKSASDEFMRVHAAYATLLDPEKRALYDITLSRRRRREAQLAAGASPVMSRRRRNWETDQCW, encoded by the coding sequence ATGGCTTGCACATCGCCGTCTCTCTCAATCGGCCGCAGATTCTCCTCCTCTCCGGCTTCGACTTCTCCGGATCAGCTCAGTTTCCGCCGCCCGATCCAAATCTCCGCTCGTTACGCCACCTCAGAAAGGACGTGGGCATCCACTGAATCAGCTCTGCAGACGGCGTCGTTTTACGATGTCCTCGGGATCCAAGCCTGCGCATCGGGTCAGGAGATCAAGTCCGCCTTTAGGAAATTGGCGAGGGTCTTGCATCCCGACGTCTCTCCCAGCTATGGAGAAGATGCGAAGTCTGCTTCTGACGAATTTATGAGAGTGCACGCGGCTTATGCGACTCTCTTGGATCCGGAGAAGCGCGCGTTGTACGACATCACGCTCTCTCGGCGTCGGAGGAGGGAGGCGCAGCTGGCGGCGGGTGCTTCTCCGGTGATGAGCCGGAGGAGGCGGAACTGGGAGACTGATCAGTGTTGGTAG
- the LOC140961497 gene encoding putative E3 ubiquitin-protein ligase LIN-1, with protein MSGNYRFEMDQKDIVRTLITTVGSFIQDRLIDKDRRTQHKEQCAERLAAEEGDTDKDREVRYSDQAVLANLDWGIDALEEAINTSNTETKMARLDYAEKMLQVCAMLNSSQKTAGVPNFYLSAWAHLNLAFLWKLRNNLNNSVLHIIEMFIIDPFFSRIDFAPELWKSLFLPQMNSIIGWYFEERSRIVMDVIPDTSDLSFSVDFDQYYESLILSVRPEQAERIQRLEQLYGQSLDENTKLYAKYYKDCMNYDPATSRKVIPMFPIAEPPMTPLHETSSRSIPDYVKFGPILPKSAGFSPVTRPRDDSRKASRLNITTTPSENQENFTAWATREEIPDEPEDFCDDLKVVAGTQDGAHDNVGKGFGVPNVDDTRSIVSNSSIRLRKDEETISGRQLVKPKSWGQSPRNSSPTDSPKTPPSNISSPKEDTSSRKIQTTMLRLLSTRAMDSSVSTSRPGSPLSFCDNSSISSRDSNGEMAGHAKSSNRSTSHTRSVRQVFSESVHGNSLNQGDEGSQRVAPSPRSEIVTPQSRPPKDFVCPITGQIFNDPVTLETGQTYERKAIQEWMNRGNTTCPITRQPFSAVSLPKTNYVLKRLITSWKEQHPDLAQEFSCSETPRNFLSNMESESILSYTSNLPRDRSINNETEHKPQRFTRTELSTSPTSVISQASVEMTINALKPYILCLCNSEDLQECEAAVLMIASIWGDLNVDSAINSYLSSPTIVNGFMEILSASLNNDVLRTTIYVLSKLIQADESVGELLTSIDTDFYYLADLLKKGLAESATIMYMLGPSFSHLSSYNLTPTLVHIISNKNEDSTDLKFAIAPKDAAIALLEQIVVGGDESDMSRNAVDVISENGIPALLNSLNRVDERQAVVSILLSCIRIDMTCRNMVANGIELSLVLELFHGGNDSVRGLCVEFLCELVQLNRRTLSNKILQMIKEEGTFSTMHTILVYLQMSPMEQKPAIATLLLQLDLLDAPRKMSIYREEAMTALLEALQRKAFPSSQVMALGALSSLSGHSRASKKPSMDSWLLKMAGLDQPYNSVVRGEEVKTEETEFCETMNDEERAARSWERRMAFVLSNHEKGAIFKALNECFTSNSIDIAKSCLVVATWLVHMLYSFPDCGIRDIARKSLLDKFINVLQSSKNNEDKILAALAVRGFISEPVGLNEVAVYAKTMWKILRRLKKICTVAHDIMKALMNMSSIDPADLWSCVEGPELDVSMNGEIFSMLHIKNRLISSHADGTIKVWDTGRKTPRLIQEVREHSKAVTCLYVPPSLDKLYSGSLDKTIRVWSIKQDEIYCIQVHDVKEYVVLLTANASYACFASQGHGVKVYNWSGVPRHINLNKQIKCLAFYGDKLYCGSSGYTIQEVDLRTQTSSTFYSGAKKLLGKQTIHSLEIHGGLIFAGGTSVDGTAGKVFSLSNKAVIGSLSTGLEIHQIAVNNDFILAATKCGVIEVWHKERMTNITQIKTKCGGSARITSLATDSEGQKLFAGTSDGKIQAWSLD; from the exons ATGTCTGGGAATTATAGGTTTGAAATGGACCAAAAGGATATAGTTAGAACACTGATCACCACCGTGGGTAGTTTCATTCAAGATAGATTAATAGATAAAGATCGAAGAACTCAGCACAAAGAACAATGTGCTGAGAGATTAGCGGCTGAGGAGGGAGACACCGACAAAGATAGAGAAGTAAGGTACTCAGATCAAGCAGTTTTGGCAAATCTTGATTGGGGGATTGATGCTCTCGAGGAAGCAATCAACACATCTAATACAGAAACTAAGATGGCTCGTTTAGACTATGCAGAAAAGATGTTACAAGTGTGTGCTATGTTAAATTCAAGTCAGAAAACAGCAGGAGTCCCAAACTTTTACCTCTCAGCTTGGGCTCATTTGAATCTCGCATTCTTGTGGAAGTTGAGGAATAATTTAAACAATTCGGTTCTTCATATTATAGAGATGTTTATAATAGACCCTTTTTTCTCGCGGATTGATTTTGCTCCCGAGCTCTGGAAATCTCTATTCCTTCCTCAGATGAACTCGATTATTGGGTGGTACTTCGAGGAGAGGAGTCGGATAGTGATGGATGTGATTCCGGACACATCCGACTTGTCGTTTTCTGTGGATTTTGATCAGTATTATGAATCTTTAATCTTGTCCGTGAGGCCTGAGCAAGCCGAGAGAATTCAGCGGTTAGAGCAGCTTTATGGGCAGTCTTTGGATGAGAATACAAAGCTTTACGCCAAGTACTATAAGGATTGCATGAACTATGATCCTGCTACTAGCAGGAAGGTGATTCCTATGTTTCCCATTGCTGAGCCGCCAATGACTCCCCTACACGAGACCAGCAGCCGGTCGATTCCTGATTACGTAAAATTTGGTCCGATTCTGCCTAAGAGTGCTGGATTTTCTCCAGTTACGAGACCTCGAGATGATTCAAGGAAAGCTTCCAG ATTGAATATAACTACAACCCCTTCGGAGAATCAGGAGAACTTCACTGCTTGGGCTACTCGG GAGGAAATCCCCGACGAGCCTGAAGATTTTTGTGACGATCTTAAAGTAGTTGCAGGAACTCAAGATGGAGCACATGATAATGTTGGCAAGGGATTTGGTGTACCAAATGTCGATGACACAAGATCAATTGTCTCTAATAGCAGCATCAGACTAAGGAAAGATGAAGAAACTATATCCGGAAGACAACTAGTTAAACCGAAAAGTTGGGGACAATCTCCTCGAAATAGCTCTCCAACAGATTCACCTAAAACTCCTCCATCAAATATTTCATCTCCAAAAGAGGATACAAGTTCTAGAAAGATCCAAACAACCATGCTGCGACTCCTCTCCACTCGTGCAATGGATTCCTCAGTTTCAACTTCTCGACCTGGTTCTCCACTGTCATTCTGTGATAATTCAAGCATTAGTTCACGAGACTCCAATGGAGAAATGGCA GGACATGCAAAGTCCTCGAATAGAAGTACCAGTCATACTCGAAGTGTAAGACAAGTATTTTCAGAGAG TGTTCATGGGAATTCTCTAAATCAAGGTGATGAAGGAAGCCAGAGAGTTGCACCTTCTCCACGATCCGAGATAGTGACTCCTCAGTCGAGGCCCCCAAAAGATTTTGTCTGCCCAATCACTGGTCAAATCTTCAATGATCCTGTCACCCTTGAAACGGGACAAACATATGAAAGGAAAGCCATCCAAGAATGGATGAATAGAGGAAACACAACTTGCCCCATTACTAGACAGCCTTTCTCTGCCGTTTCACTCCCTAAGACGAATTATGTTCTCAAGAGGCTGATAACCTCTTGGAAAGAACAACATCCTGACCTTGCTCAGGAATTTTCATGCTCTGAAACACCACGAAACTTTTTGAGCAACATGGAATCAGAATCCATTCTATCTTACACGTCCAATCTTCCACGTGACCGGAGCATCAATAATGAAACAGAACATAAACCTCAAAGATTCACACGAACCGAACTTTCCACATCTCCGACCAGTGTGATATCTCAAGCATCTGTTGAAATGACGATCAATGCATTGAAACCTTACATTCTGTGTCTTTGTAATTCTGAGGACTTGCAGGAATGTGAAGCTGCTGTCTTGATGATAGCCAGCATCTGGGGGGACTTGAACGTGGATTCGGCTATTAATTCGTATTTATCTTCACCTACTATAGTAAATGGATTTATGGAAATACTGTCGGCATCATTGAACAATGATGTTCTCAGAACAACAATTTACGTACTTTCGAAGCTTATTCAAGCGGATGAGAGTGTCGGTGAACTTCTGACAAGCATTGACACAGATTTCTACTATCTGGCTGATTTATTGAAAAAAGGTCTTGCCGAATCTGCTACTATTATGTATATGCTCGGGCCGTCGTTCTCTCATCTTTCTTCGTACAATCTAACACCCACACTTGTACATATAATTTCGAACAAAAACGAAGATTCAACTGATCTTAAATTTGCTATAGCACCCAAAGATGCTGCTATAGCATTGCTGGAGCAAATTGTTGTGGGAGGAGATGAGAGCGACATGTCACGTAACGCAGTGGATGTTATCTCCGAGAATGGAATCCCAGCTCTGCTGAATTCCCTGAATAGGGTTGATGAAAGACAAGCCGTTGTATCTATACTGTTGAGTTGCATTAGAATTGATATGACCTGCAGGAATATGGTAGCTAATGGAATTGAATTATCTCTAGTTCTCGAGTTATTTCATGGTGGAAATGATAGTGTGAGAGGATTATGTGTAGAGTTTCTCTGTGAATTAGTTCAGCTGAACCG GAGAACACTAAGCAACAAGATTTTGCAAATGATTAAAGAAGAGGGAACATTTAGTACAATGCACACCATCTTGGTCTATTTGCAAATGTCTCCAATGGAGCAAAAGCCTGCCATTGCTACTCTTCTTCTTCAGCTTGACCTTTTG GACGCTCCTCGGAAGATGAGCATCTATAGGGAAGAAGCCATGACAGCACTGTTAGAGGCACTTCAAAGAAAAGCTTTCCCATCTTCTCAAGTCATGGCCCTTGGTGCACTATCATCTCTTTCGGGACATTCAAGAGCTTCAAAGAAGCCATCTATGGATTCTTGGCTGCTAAAGATGGCAGGGTTAGACCAACCATATAATTCTGTGGTAAGAGGGGAGGAAGTGAAGACCGAAGAAACAGAATTTTGCGAAACAATG AATGACGAAGAGAGAGCAGCAAGGAGTTGGGAGAGAAGAATGGCGTTCGTACTTTCTAATCATGAAAAAGGCGCTATTTTTAAAGCTCTGAATGAATGTTTTACGAGCAATTCCATTGATATAGCAAAATCTTGTCTAGTGGTGGCCACATGGCTTGTGCACATGCTTTATAGTTTCCCTGATTGTGGAATAAGGGATATAGCTCGTAAATCATTGCTTGACAAGTTCATTAACGTGCTACAATCGTCAAAGAACAACGAGGACAAAATACTGGCCGCCCTTGCTGTGAGAGGATTCATCAGTGAGCCAG TTGGACTGAATGAAGTCGCGGTATATGCCAAAACTATGTGGAAAATCTTAAGGCGTCTCAAGAAAATTTGCACGGTGGCACATGATATAATGAAAGCATTGATGAACATGTCATCAATTGATCCA GCAGATCTATGGTCTTGTGTTGAGGGCCCTGAGCTCGACGTTTCCATGAATGGCGAAATTTTCTCTATGCTTCATATTAAGAATCGATTGATAAGCAGCCATGCGGATGGAACCATAAAA GTGTGGGACACAGGAAGAAAGACTCCTCGATTAATTCAAGAAGTTCGTGAACACTCGAAGGCTGTTACATGCCTTTATGTCCCACCTTCACTCGACAAGCTGTACAGTGGATCTTTAGACAAAACTATTCGA GTTTGGTCGATCAAACAGGATGAAATTTACTGTATTCAGGTACATGATGTGAAAGAATATGTGGTTTTGTTGACAGCAAATGCTAGTTATGCTTGCTTTGCTTCTCAAGGGCATGGTGTTAAG GTTTATAACTGGTCGGGCGTTCCAAGACACATTAACTTAAACAAACAAATCAAGTGCCTTGCCTTTTATGGCGATAAACTCTACTGTGGTTCCTCTGGTTACACGATCCAG GAGGTGGATTTAAGAACACAAACATCATCAACATTCTACTCCGGTGCCAAAAAGTTACTAGGCAAACAAACAATCCACTCACTTGAAATTCACGGTGGCCTCATATTTGCTGGTGGAACTTCTGTTGATGGTACAGCAGGAAAG GTGTTTTCGCTGTCCAACAAGGCAGTGATCGGGTCATTGTCGACTGGCCTCGAAATTCATCAGATTGCTGTAAATAATGACTTCATACTTGCTGCCACAAAATGTGGGGTGATAGAAGTTTGGCATAAAGAAAGAATGACAAATATTACGCAAATTAAAACGAAATGTGGAGGGAGTGCAAGAATTACTTCTCTCGCTACGGATTCAGAAGGGCAAAAGCTATTTGCTGGAACCTCGGATGGCAAAATCCAG GCTTGGAGTTTGGACTGA
- the LOC140961863 gene encoding uncharacterized protein isoform X1 yields the protein MELASFSPPQIKRILRVAALEQEVYDALMLVKATKDGDQSRFQDFLGTESLDINDEEEEDEEVEEGGEEDSINVAVADRWYDGLINEDICVTNEIYSLREIEFDRQELRQLVRKVHATPEPQATSEEHGKPDAASVKARRSLACFLRGLVKQLPSN from the exons ATGGAGCTAGCCAGCTTCTCTCCACCTCAAATTAAGCGCATTCTTAG AGTGGCTGCTCTGGAGCAAGAGGTGTATGATGCGCTTATGCTAGTTAAg GCCACGAAAGATGGAGACCAGAGTAGGTTTCAAGATTTCTTAGGCACAGAAAGCTTGGATATCAATGATGAAGAAGAGGAAGACGAGGAAGTTGAAGAGGGGGGTGAAGAA GATTCGATTAACGTTGCTGTAGCCGACAGATGGTATGACGGTTTGATCAACGAGGACATTTGCGTTACTAATGAAATTTATTCACTTCGTGAAATAGAGTTTGATCGACAG GAACTCCGACAACTGGTTAGGAAGGTTCATGCTACACCAGAGCCTCAGGCCACCTCAGAGGAACATGGAAAACCTGATGCTGCGTCAGTGAAAGCTAGAAGATCACTCGCTTGTTTTCTCCGAGGTCTTGTGAAGCAGCTTCCATCCAACTAG
- the LOC140961863 gene encoding uncharacterized protein isoform X2 has protein sequence MDGLIQATKDGDQSRFQDFLGTESLDINDEEEEDEEVEEGGEEDSINVAVADRWYDGLINEDICVTNEIYSLREIEFDRQELRQLVRKVHATPEPQATSEEHGKPDAASVKARRSLACFLRGLVKQLPSN, from the exons ATGGATGGATTAATTCAGGCCACGAAAGATGGAGACCAGAGTAGGTTTCAAGATTTCTTAGGCACAGAAAGCTTGGATATCAATGATGAAGAAGAGGAAGACGAGGAAGTTGAAGAGGGGGGTGAAGAA GATTCGATTAACGTTGCTGTAGCCGACAGATGGTATGACGGTTTGATCAACGAGGACATTTGCGTTACTAATGAAATTTATTCACTTCGTGAAATAGAGTTTGATCGACAG GAACTCCGACAACTGGTTAGGAAGGTTCATGCTACACCAGAGCCTCAGGCCACCTCAGAGGAACATGGAAAACCTGATGCTGCGTCAGTGAAAGCTAGAAGATCACTCGCTTGTTTTCTCCGAGGTCTTGTGAAGCAGCTTCCATCCAACTAG